From the Streptomyces sp. Tu 2975 genome, one window contains:
- the hisI gene encoding phosphoribosyl-AMP cyclohydrolase — protein MARMTSSVPESSLDPAIAARLKRSPDGLIPAIAQQYDTGEVLMLGWMDDEALHRTLTTGRCTYWSRSRREYWVKGDTSGHFQHVRSVALDCDADTVLVKVDQVGAACHTGARTCFDADVLLDK, from the coding sequence ATGGCCCGTATGACCAGCAGTGTCCCCGAAAGCAGCCTCGACCCGGCCATCGCCGCCCGGCTCAAGCGGAGCCCGGACGGCCTGATTCCCGCCATCGCCCAGCAGTACGACACCGGTGAGGTGCTGATGCTCGGGTGGATGGACGACGAGGCCCTGCACCGCACCCTGACCACCGGCCGCTGCACCTACTGGTCCCGCAGCCGCCGGGAGTACTGGGTCAAGGGCGACACCTCCGGTCACTTCCAGCACGTCAGGTCGGTGGCCCTCGACTGCGACGCCGACACCGTGCTCGTCAAGGTCGACCAGGTCGGCGCCGCCTGTCACACCGGGGCCCGCACCTGTTTCGACGCCGACGTACTCCTGGACAAGTAG
- a CDS encoding TIGR02234 family membrane protein, translating into MGYVSAVPVPPPRAAAATPATSSRRSLAAALFLGAAGATVVLLAAGRIWAEGSASVGGGTVSLDAKGSDVTGVPTALAIVGLAALVAVFAVRRAGRVLVAALLALSGAGAATAALLGASDTGALDEKAARTTGDAASTVEALSHTVWPYVTAAGGVLILLAGLLALRYGRLWPSMSGRYERDGSPRARKERPADPDRPEDLWKALDRGEDPTREG; encoded by the coding sequence GTGGGGTACGTGAGTGCTGTACCCGTACCCCCGCCCCGAGCCGCAGCCGCGACGCCTGCCACAAGCAGCCGCCGCAGCCTCGCTGCCGCCCTCTTCCTCGGCGCCGCCGGCGCGACCGTCGTCCTGCTCGCCGCCGGCCGGATCTGGGCCGAGGGCAGCGCGTCCGTCGGCGGCGGAACCGTCTCCCTCGACGCCAAGGGCTCGGACGTCACCGGCGTCCCCACGGCACTCGCGATCGTCGGACTGGCCGCGCTGGTCGCGGTCTTCGCCGTGCGCCGCGCCGGCCGGGTGCTCGTCGCCGCGCTGCTCGCCCTGAGCGGCGCCGGCGCCGCGACGGCCGCACTCCTCGGCGCGTCCGACACCGGAGCGCTCGACGAGAAGGCGGCCCGCACCACCGGCGACGCCGCCTCCACCGTCGAAGCCCTCTCCCACACGGTCTGGCCCTACGTCACCGCGGCGGGCGGTGTGCTGATCCTGCTCGCCGGACTGCTCGCCCTCCGCTACGGCCGGCTGTGGCCGTCCATGTCCGGCCGCTACGAGCGCGACGGCAGCCCGCGTGCCCGCAAGGAACGCCCGGCCGACCCCGACCGTCCCGAGGACCTCTGGAAGGCCCTGGACCGGGGCGAGGACCCGACGCGCGAAGGGTGA
- a CDS encoding HGxxPAAW family protein, whose amino-acid sequence MAGSSHGHGHTPAAWTGVIIAFIGFCVAGVFMVANSPVGFWAGFALILLGAVIGGAMKMAGLGTPKDPDHVVAARERAAARENVTV is encoded by the coding sequence ATGGCGGGCAGCAGCCACGGACACGGACACACCCCGGCCGCCTGGACCGGCGTCATCATCGCCTTCATCGGCTTCTGTGTCGCAGGCGTCTTCATGGTGGCGAACAGCCCCGTCGGCTTCTGGGCCGGTTTTGCGCTCATCCTGCTCGGCGCGGTCATCGGCGGCGCGATGAAGATGGCCGGACTCGGCACCCCCAAGGACCCGGACCACGTGGTGGCGGCCCGTGAGCGCGCCGCGGCGCGGGAGAACGTGACGGTCTGA
- a CDS encoding DUF2752 domain-containing protein, whose protein sequence is MPAAPARPAPSTARRVAAPLAVLAGAAAAFAYVGTVDPNEPGHYPVCPLLRFTGIYCPGCGGLRSAHAFVHGDIGTALGANAVAVVGYAVFAVVWVMWLIRAVQGRPLRIGLSTGWWWVVGGALVIFSVVRNLPFGSALAP, encoded by the coding sequence GTGCCGGCCGCTCCCGCCAGGCCCGCCCCGTCGACCGCGCGCCGCGTCGCCGCGCCGCTCGCCGTGCTCGCCGGTGCCGCCGCCGCGTTCGCCTACGTCGGGACCGTCGACCCGAACGAACCGGGCCACTACCCGGTCTGTCCGCTGCTGCGCTTCACCGGCATCTACTGCCCCGGCTGCGGCGGACTGCGCAGCGCCCACGCCTTCGTCCACGGCGACATCGGCACCGCCCTCGGCGCCAACGCCGTCGCCGTCGTGGGCTACGCGGTCTTCGCCGTCGTGTGGGTGATGTGGCTGATTCGCGCCGTACAGGGCCGCCCTCTGAGGATCGGCCTCTCCACCGGATGGTGGTGGGTCGTGGGCGGCGCCCTGGTGATCTTCAGCGTGGTGCGGAACCTGCCGTTCGGCTCGGCCCTGGCTCCGTGA
- the trpC gene encoding indole-3-glycerol phosphate synthase TrpC — MSVLDEIIEGVRADLAERQARVSLDELKERAAKAPAAKDGVAALRGEGVKVICEVKRSSPSKGALAAIADPAGLAADYEAGGAALISVLTEERRFGGSLADLEAVRAKVDIPVLRKDFIVTAYQLWEARAYGADVVLLIVAALDQEALVSLIERAESIGLTPLVEVHDEDEAERAVDAGAKIIGVNARDLKTLKVDRSTFERVAPEIPAHIVKIAESGVRGPHDLIAYANAGADAVLVGESLVTGRDPRAAVADLVAAGAHPALRHGRS; from the coding sequence GTGAGTGTGCTCGACGAGATCATCGAAGGTGTGCGCGCCGACCTGGCAGAGCGGCAGGCGCGTGTCAGCCTCGACGAGCTCAAGGAGCGCGCCGCCAAGGCTCCTGCGGCCAAGGACGGCGTCGCCGCGCTGCGCGGTGAGGGCGTCAAGGTGATCTGCGAGGTCAAGCGCTCCAGCCCCTCCAAGGGCGCGCTCGCCGCGATCGCCGACCCCGCCGGACTCGCCGCCGACTACGAGGCGGGCGGCGCGGCCCTCATCTCCGTGCTGACCGAGGAGCGCCGCTTCGGCGGATCGCTCGCCGACCTGGAGGCCGTACGCGCCAAGGTCGACATCCCGGTGCTGCGCAAGGACTTCATCGTCACCGCGTACCAGCTGTGGGAGGCGCGCGCCTACGGCGCCGACGTCGTGCTGCTGATCGTCGCCGCGCTGGACCAGGAGGCCTTGGTCTCGCTGATCGAGCGCGCCGAATCGATCGGCCTGACCCCGCTGGTCGAGGTCCACGACGAGGACGAGGCCGAGCGGGCCGTCGACGCCGGAGCGAAGATCATCGGCGTGAACGCGCGCGACCTCAAGACCCTCAAGGTCGACCGCTCCACCTTCGAGCGGGTCGCCCCCGAGATCCCTGCACACATCGTCAAGATCGCCGAGTCGGGTGTGCGCGGTCCGCATGACCTGATCGCCTACGCCAACGCCGGCGCCGATGCGGTGCTCGTCGGCGAATCCCTGGTGACCGGCCGCGACCCGAGGGCCGCGGTCGCCGACCTGGTGGCCGCGGGCGCGCACCCCGCGCTGCGGCACGGCAGGAGCTGA
- the trpA gene encoding tryptophan synthase subunit alpha gives MSGNIQLLNDTLAAARNEDRAALIAYLPAGFPTVDLGIDAVKAAFDGGADVVEVGLPHSDPVLDGPVIQTADDIALRGGVRIADVMRTVREAHAATGKPVLVMTYWNPIDRYGVERFTSELAEAGGAGCILPDLPVEEAGLWREHAEKHGLATVFVVAPSSKDARLAKITAAGSGFVYAASLMGVTGTRESVGEQAQDLVRRTRATTELPVCVGLGVSNPAQAAEVAAFADGVIVGSAFVKRMLDAPDDGAAVAAVRELAGELARGVRGKS, from the coding sequence GTGAGCGGGAACATCCAGCTGCTGAACGACACGCTCGCCGCGGCGAGGAACGAGGACCGGGCCGCGCTCATCGCCTATCTGCCCGCCGGTTTCCCGACCGTCGACCTCGGCATCGATGCGGTCAAGGCGGCGTTCGACGGCGGCGCCGACGTGGTGGAGGTCGGACTGCCGCACAGCGACCCCGTCCTCGACGGCCCGGTCATCCAGACCGCCGACGACATCGCCCTGCGCGGCGGCGTCAGGATCGCCGATGTGATGCGTACGGTCCGTGAGGCCCACGCGGCCACCGGCAAGCCGGTCCTCGTGATGACCTACTGGAACCCGATCGACCGCTACGGCGTCGAGCGCTTCACGTCTGAGCTCGCCGAGGCGGGCGGCGCCGGGTGCATCCTGCCCGACCTGCCGGTCGAGGAGGCCGGGCTGTGGAGGGAGCACGCCGAGAAGCACGGCCTCGCCACCGTCTTCGTCGTCGCGCCGAGCAGCAAGGACGCCCGCCTCGCGAAGATCACGGCAGCCGGATCAGGTTTCGTCTACGCGGCCTCACTGATGGGCGTCACCGGTACCCGCGAGTCGGTCGGCGAGCAGGCACAGGATCTGGTGCGCCGCACCCGCGCCACGACGGAGCTGCCGGTCTGCGTGGGTCTCGGAGTCTCCAACCCGGCGCAGGCCGCGGAGGTCGCGGCGTTCGCCGACGGTGTGATCGTCGGCTCGGCGTTCGTCAAGCGGATGCTCGACGCACCCGACGACGGCGCGGCCGTCGCGGCCGTACGGGAACTGGCGGGCGAACTGGCACGGGGCGTGCGCGGAAAGTCGTAG
- a CDS encoding thioredoxin domain-containing protein — protein sequence MSENQERKRGARERLQQDRAREKAREKRRRTLIVASAVVGVLGLAAVAGLVAANSGKDDGDGTTDAGPLLAPSGVQGEEQLAIPVGAADAPSTLTVWEDFRCPACAQFENALRDTIHDLEQAGQIKIDYHLATIIDGNMGGSGSLRAANAAACAQDAGKFAPYHDVLYMNQPPEPDDAFADNGKLIELAGKVEGLDTPAFRSCVEEGKHDGWVKKSNEAFQAGGFTGTPTVLLNGESIFPTKGKEQISVANFKKWVKEANKNKPPGTERPAAPTGGGSASPGASAS from the coding sequence GTGAGCGAGAACCAAGAGCGGAAGCGGGGAGCGCGCGAGCGGCTCCAGCAGGATCGGGCGCGGGAAAAGGCACGCGAGAAGCGCCGTAGGACCCTGATCGTGGCCTCGGCCGTGGTGGGCGTGCTCGGGCTGGCCGCGGTGGCCGGCCTGGTGGCCGCCAACAGCGGCAAGGACGACGGCGACGGCACGACGGATGCGGGGCCGCTCCTCGCGCCGAGCGGCGTGCAGGGCGAGGAGCAGCTCGCCATCCCGGTCGGCGCGGCCGACGCCCCGTCCACCCTCACGGTGTGGGAGGACTTCCGGTGCCCGGCCTGCGCCCAGTTCGAGAACGCTCTGCGCGACACGATCCACGATCTGGAGCAGGCCGGCCAGATCAAGATCGACTATCACCTGGCCACCATCATCGACGGGAACATGGGCGGCAGCGGCTCCCTGCGCGCGGCGAACGCGGCGGCGTGCGCCCAGGACGCCGGGAAGTTCGCGCCCTACCACGACGTGCTCTACATGAACCAGCCGCCGGAGCCGGACGACGCCTTCGCCGACAACGGCAAGCTGATCGAGCTCGCGGGCAAGGTCGAGGGACTGGACACGCCCGCGTTCCGCAGCTGTGTGGAGGAGGGCAAGCACGACGGCTGGGTGAAGAAGTCCAACGAAGCCTTCCAGGCCGGCGGCTTCACCGGCACCCCGACCGTGCTGCTCAACGGAGAGTCGATCTTCCCGACGAAGGGGAAGGAGCAGATCTCCGTCGCGAACTTCAAGAAATGGGTCAAGGAGGCCAACAAGAACAAGCCGCCGGGCACAGAGCGGCCGGCGGCGCCGACCGGGGGCGGGAGCGCGAGCCCGGGAGCGTCGGCGTCCTGA
- the lgt gene encoding prolipoprotein diacylglyceryl transferase: protein MDIAYIPSPSTGVIHLGPLPLRGYAFCIIIGVFVAVWYGNRRWVARGGKAGTVADIAVWAVPFGLVGGRLYHVITDYQLYFSEGENWVDAFKIWEGGLGIWGAIALGAVGAWIGCRRRGIPLPAWADALAPGIAFAQAIGRWGNWFNQELYGRETDVPWALKITEGANREAGLYHPTFLYESLWCIGVALLVIWADRRFKLGHGRAFALYVAAYCAGRGWIEYMRVDEAHDILGLRLNVWTSIVVFLLAVTYIVISSRTRPGREEIVEPAAVDRSKSDAAAAAPSADGEPEDGAGTAKSETQSASASDTAPESAEASESPGKA from the coding sequence ATGGACATCGCCTACATTCCCAGCCCGTCGACCGGAGTGATCCACCTCGGACCGCTTCCGCTGCGAGGCTATGCGTTCTGCATCATCATCGGCGTCTTCGTAGCCGTCTGGTACGGCAACCGGCGCTGGGTCGCCCGGGGCGGCAAGGCCGGAACGGTGGCCGACATCGCTGTCTGGGCCGTGCCGTTCGGCCTGGTCGGCGGTCGGCTCTACCACGTGATCACCGACTACCAGCTGTACTTCAGCGAGGGTGAGAACTGGGTCGACGCCTTCAAGATCTGGGAGGGCGGCCTCGGCATCTGGGGTGCGATCGCGCTGGGCGCGGTCGGCGCCTGGATCGGCTGCCGCCGCCGAGGGATCCCGCTGCCCGCATGGGCCGACGCCCTCGCACCCGGAATCGCCTTCGCGCAGGCCATCGGCCGCTGGGGCAACTGGTTCAACCAGGAGCTGTACGGCAGGGAGACCGACGTCCCCTGGGCGCTCAAGATCACCGAGGGCGCGAACCGCGAGGCGGGCCTGTACCACCCGACGTTCCTGTACGAGTCCCTGTGGTGCATCGGCGTCGCGCTGCTGGTCATCTGGGCCGACCGCCGCTTCAAGCTGGGTCACGGGCGGGCGTTCGCGCTGTACGTCGCGGCGTACTGCGCAGGACGCGGCTGGATCGAGTACATGCGTGTCGACGAGGCGCACGACATCCTCGGTCTGCGGCTGAACGTCTGGACCTCCATCGTGGTCTTCCTGCTGGCGGTCACGTACATCGTGATCTCGTCGCGGACACGTCCGGGACGCGAGGAGATCGTGGAGCCGGCGGCGGTGGACAGGTCGAAGTCCGACGCGGCCGCGGCGGCCCCGTCCGCCGACGGCGAGCCCGAGGACGGCGCCGGCACGGCGAAGTCCGAGACGCAGTCGGCGTCGGCGTCGGACACGGCACCGGAGTCCGCGGAGGCGTCGGAGTCGCCCGGCAAGGCGTGA